In Massilia forsythiae, one DNA window encodes the following:
- a CDS encoding VOC family protein, whose protein sequence is MNNPVVWFEIYVQDMARARAFYETVLPAQLEALDAPDIEMWTFPMQSNGAGAAGALVRMPGFEPGANSVLVYFGCEDCAEQAGRVAGAGGKVVKDKFSIGKYGHIALVNDTEGNMIGLHSMR, encoded by the coding sequence ATGAACAACCCGGTCGTCTGGTTCGAGATCTACGTGCAGGACATGGCGCGCGCCCGCGCCTTTTATGAAACCGTGCTGCCGGCGCAACTGGAAGCGCTGGATGCGCCCGATATCGAGATGTGGACCTTCCCGATGCAATCGAACGGCGCCGGCGCGGCCGGCGCGCTGGTGCGCATGCCGGGCTTCGAACCGGGCGCCAACAGCGTGCTGGTGTATTTCGGCTGCGAGGATTGCGCCGAGCAGGCGGGCAGGGTGGCCGGCGCCGGCGGCAAGGTGGTCAAGGACAAGTTTTCGATAGGGAAATACGGCCATATCGCCCTCGTGAACGATACCGAGGGCAACATGATCGGCCTGCATTCGATGCGTTGA
- a CDS encoding alkene reductase gives MTDVSNHAQPLLFQPTRIGDIDVANRVVMAPLTRSRADEAAGDVPGSPMNVEYYRQRSNAGLIISEGTQVSPLGKGYMATPGIYSDAQVEGWKPITAAVHAAGSKIVAQIWHVGRITHPELTGGAQPIGPSALRPETLAYTHKGKLDAPTPRELSLDDIRQVVDEFRRGAANAIRAGFDGVEIHGANGYLVDQFLRDGANQRTDNYGGSVENRARFALEVVDAVAAEIGAGRVGIRLSPVTPSNDIRDSDPQAVFGYLVEQLNARGIAFIHFVEGETGGARDVPGFDFAWARTAFKGTYIANNGYDREMALAAVESGAADAVAFGRLYIANPDLVQRLARNAPLNTPNPQTFYTFGEEGYTDYPSLQQAA, from the coding sequence ATGACCGATGTTTCGAACCATGCCCAGCCCCTGCTGTTCCAGCCGACCCGCATCGGCGACATCGACGTCGCCAACCGCGTCGTGATGGCGCCGCTCACCCGCAGCCGCGCCGACGAAGCCGCCGGCGACGTCCCGGGCAGCCCGATGAACGTCGAGTACTACCGCCAGCGCAGCAATGCCGGCCTGATCATCAGCGAAGGCACGCAGGTCTCGCCGCTCGGCAAGGGCTACATGGCGACGCCGGGCATCTACTCGGACGCGCAGGTCGAAGGCTGGAAGCCGATCACCGCCGCCGTGCATGCAGCCGGCTCGAAGATCGTGGCGCAGATCTGGCACGTCGGCCGCATCACCCACCCGGAACTGACCGGCGGCGCGCAGCCGATCGGCCCGTCGGCGCTGCGTCCGGAAACGCTCGCCTACACCCACAAGGGCAAGCTGGACGCGCCCACCCCGCGCGAACTGAGCCTCGATGACATCCGCCAGGTGGTCGACGAGTTCCGCCGCGGCGCCGCCAATGCCATCCGCGCCGGCTTCGACGGCGTCGAGATCCATGGCGCCAACGGCTACCTGGTCGACCAGTTCCTGCGCGACGGCGCCAACCAGCGCACCGACAATTACGGCGGCTCGGTCGAGAACCGCGCCCGCTTCGCGCTCGAGGTGGTGGATGCGGTGGCGGCCGAGATCGGCGCCGGCCGGGTCGGCATCCGCCTGTCGCCAGTGACGCCGTCGAACGACATCCGCGACAGCGACCCGCAGGCGGTGTTCGGCTACCTGGTCGAGCAGCTGAACGCGCGCGGCATCGCCTTCATCCACTTCGTCGAGGGCGAAACCGGCGGCGCGCGCGACGTGCCCGGCTTCGACTTCGCCTGGGCGCGCACGGCCTTCAAGGGTACCTACATCGCCAACAACGGCTATGACCGCGAGATGGCATTGGCGGCGGTGGAATCGGGCGCGGCCGACGCGGTCGCCTTCGGCCGGCTGTACATCGCCAACCCGGACCTGGTGCAGCGCCTGGCGCGCAACGCGCCGCTGAATACGCCGAATCCGCAGACCTTCTATACCTTCGGCGAGGAAGGCTATACGGATTATCCGAGCCTGCAGCAGGCGGCTTGA
- a CDS encoding LysR family transcriptional regulator — protein MDRLRLMETFCRVVESGSFSAVAREEMTTQSAISKQVQALENQLGARLLVRSTRSHSLTEAGQLYYERCRQVLDTLEEARIEVRRAEHDISGLLRVSAPAAFGRQHIVPRLQGFYDRYPNIRIDLVLDDSFVDLVAAGVDVAFRVGELKDSRLVARRIGTAHRAALAAPAYLARHGEPQHPSELQGHQCVLYTGLSSINEWVFMDQDGAPLTVKVDGRFLSNSSEATRQAVCEGLGISYSTLWVYGPDIRAGRVKPILTRYKLPPLPLNVVFQPARRPSLKVNRFVAYFADAFGQDADIAAMLDQDAAG, from the coding sequence ATGGACCGCCTGCGCTTGATGGAAACCTTTTGCCGGGTCGTGGAAAGCGGCAGCTTCTCGGCGGTGGCGCGCGAGGAAATGACCACCCAGTCGGCCATCAGCAAGCAGGTGCAGGCGCTGGAGAACCAGCTCGGCGCCAGGCTGCTGGTGCGCTCGACGCGCAGCCATTCGCTGACCGAGGCCGGCCAGCTGTACTACGAGCGCTGCCGGCAGGTGCTCGACACGCTGGAAGAAGCGCGCATCGAAGTGCGGCGCGCCGAGCACGACATCTCGGGCCTGCTGCGGGTGTCGGCGCCGGCGGCGTTCGGGCGCCAGCACATCGTGCCGCGCCTGCAGGGTTTCTACGACCGCTATCCGAACATCCGCATCGACCTGGTGCTCGACGACAGCTTCGTCGACCTGGTCGCGGCCGGCGTCGACGTCGCCTTCCGGGTCGGCGAACTGAAGGACAGCCGCCTGGTGGCGCGCCGCATCGGCACCGCCCACCGCGCCGCGCTGGCCGCGCCCGCCTACCTGGCGCGCCATGGCGAGCCGCAGCATCCGAGCGAGCTGCAGGGGCACCAGTGCGTCCTGTACACGGGTCTCTCGAGCATCAACGAATGGGTGTTCATGGACCAGGACGGCGCGCCGCTGACGGTCAAGGTCGACGGCCGCTTCCTTTCCAACAGTTCGGAAGCGACGCGCCAGGCCGTGTGCGAGGGCCTGGGCATCAGCTACTCGACCCTGTGGGTGTACGGGCCGGACATCCGCGCCGGCCGCGTCAAGCCGATCCTGACGCGTTATAAACTCCCGCCGCTGCCGCTGAACGTGGTGTTCCAGCCGGCGCGGCGGCCGTCGCTGAAGGTCAACCGCTTCGTGGCGTATTTTGCCGACGCCTTCGGGCAGGATGCCGATATCGCGGCGATGCTGGATCAGGACGCGGCCGGATGA
- a CDS encoding lipocalin family protein, with product MTSCSLHPARLLAGFLLSLSVAGAALAAAAVPATPAVTPIASLDVPRYMGTWYEIAKYPNRFQKDCASDTSATYSLQPDRTVEVLNRCRRADGRLDTAVGSARQSGAPDSPKLKVRFAPRWLSFLPMVWGDYWVIDLDPAYQLAAVSEPTREFLWILARTPNVPKPAYDALLARLARQGFDVSKIAPTRQAADPAR from the coding sequence ATGACTTCTTGCTCCTTGCACCCGGCACGGCTGCTCGCCGGCTTCCTGCTGTCGCTAAGCGTCGCCGGCGCCGCCCTTGCCGCCGCTGCCGTGCCGGCAACCCCCGCCGTCACGCCCATCGCCAGCCTCGACGTGCCGCGCTACATGGGCACCTGGTATGAGATCGCCAAGTACCCGAACCGCTTCCAGAAAGACTGCGCCAGCGACACCAGCGCCACCTACAGCCTGCAGCCGGACAGGACGGTGGAGGTGCTGAACCGCTGCCGCCGCGCCGACGGCCGGCTCGACACCGCGGTCGGCAGCGCGCGCCAGAGCGGCGCGCCCGATTCGCCCAAGCTGAAAGTGCGCTTCGCACCGCGCTGGCTGTCGTTCCTGCCGATGGTGTGGGGCGACTACTGGGTGATCGACCTCGACCCCGCCTACCAGCTGGCGGCGGTGAGCGAGCCCACGCGCGAGTTCCTGTGGATCCTGGCGCGCACGCCGAACGTGCCGAAGCCGGCCTACGATGCCCTGCTGGCGCGGCTGGCGCGCCAGGGTTTCGACGTGTCGAAGATCGCGCCGACCAGGCAGGCCGCCGACCCGGCCCGCTGA
- a CDS encoding helix-turn-helix domain-containing protein produces the protein MMHSEIASSRTAQRARPGARVSRLYEAMDLMLGSVGDPLALKSLAASASYSSFHFDRIFRELTGFSAVDYQRKRRLRRAAHLLRHEPDVAIVRIAQDCGFPSNAAFAKAFRQQFAMSAKAWREGGWRDYMDRQVGRESDVSFFVAEPGDLQALLAPYRPPPPGSIAARIAVRSLPAAALRYRRFFGQSGAALSSACNAVIRQHEQEREHAHQLAPAAAAAARAWYGVFDEDPGFTGAREYCYDFGYADGGGGSDDPALGLRLLPAGSYACLDFHGEWPRFRSMYEDWLDRQALWRLDSTRPHIQRVERGADGRWRGWLALPVKKR, from the coding sequence ATGATGCATTCCGAGATTGCCAGCAGCCGCACGGCGCAGCGCGCCAGACCGGGCGCGCGGGTCTCGCGCCTGTACGAAGCGATGGACCTGATGCTCGGTTCGGTGGGCGACCCGCTGGCGCTGAAATCGCTGGCGGCGTCGGCCAGCTATTCGTCCTTCCATTTCGACCGCATCTTCCGCGAGCTGACCGGCTTTTCGGCGGTGGATTACCAGCGCAAGCGGCGCCTGCGGCGCGCCGCCCACCTGCTGCGCCACGAGCCGGACGTGGCGATCGTGCGCATCGCCCAGGATTGCGGCTTTCCCTCCAACGCCGCCTTCGCCAAGGCCTTCCGGCAGCAGTTCGCGATGTCGGCCAAGGCCTGGCGCGAAGGCGGCTGGCGCGACTACATGGACCGCCAGGTCGGGCGCGAAAGCGACGTCAGCTTCTTCGTGGCGGAACCGGGCGACCTGCAGGCGCTCCTGGCACCCTACCGGCCGCCGCCGCCCGGCAGCATCGCCGCGCGCATCGCGGTGCGCAGCCTGCCGGCGGCGGCCCTGCGCTACCGGCGCTTCTTCGGACAATCCGGAGCAGCGCTGTCGAGCGCCTGCAATGCCGTCATCCGCCAGCACGAGCAAGAACGCGAGCATGCGCACCAACTCGCACCCGCCGCCGCAGCGGCGGCGCGCGCCTGGTACGGCGTGTTCGACGAAGACCCGGGTTTTACGGGCGCGCGCGAATACTGCTACGACTTCGGCTATGCCGACGGCGGCGGCGGCAGCGACGACCCGGCCCTGGGCCTGCGCCTGCTGCCGGCCGGCAGCTACGCCTGCCTCGACTTCCACGGCGAATGGCCGCGCTTCCGTTCGATGTACGAGGACTGGCTGGACCGGCAGGCGCTGTGGCGCCTGGACAGCACCCGGCCGCACATCCAGCGCGTGGAACGCGGCGCGGACGGCCGCTGGCGCGGCTGGCTGGCGCTGCCGGTCAAGAAGCGCTGA